A window from Nycticebus coucang isolate mNycCou1 chromosome X, mNycCou1.pri, whole genome shotgun sequence encodes these proteins:
- the ITGB1BP2 gene encoding integrin beta-1-binding protein 2 isoform X1 yields MSLLCHNKGCGQHFDPSTNLPDSCCHHPGVPIFHDALKGWSCCRKRTVDFSEFLNIKGCTMGLHCAEKLPEATQPEGPATSSSLQEQKPVNAIPKSAETLRRERPKSELPLKLLPLNISQALEMALEQKELDQEPGAGLDSSLIRTGSSCQNPGCDAIYQGPESDATPCTYHPGAPRFHEGMKSWSCCGIQTLDFGAFLAQPGCRVGRHDWGKQLPASCRHDWHQTDSLVVVTVYGQVPLPAFNWVKASQTELHIHIVFDGNRVFQAQMKLWGVIDVEQSSVSLMPSRVEISLVKADPGSWAQLEHPDALAEKARAGVVLEMDEEESEDSDDLNWTEEEEEEEAMGE; encoded by the exons ATGTCTCTACTCTGCCATAACAAAGGCTGTGGGCAGCACTTTGACCCCAGCACCAATCTTCCTG ATTCCTGTTGCCATCACCCTGGGGTCCCAATCTTCCATGATGCCCTTAAG GGTTGGTCCTGCTGCCGAAAGCGAACTGTAGATTTCTCTGAGTTCTTAAACATCAAG GGCTGTACTATGGGACTACACTGTGCTGAGAAGCTTCCTGAGGCCACTCAACCTGAGGGCCCTGCTACAAGCAGTTCACTTCAGGAGCAAAAACCTGTGAATGCGATTCCAAAGTCAGCAGAGACCTTGCGCAGGGAGAGGCCCAA GTCAGAGTTGCCTCTAAAGCTGCTGCCACTAAATATATCACAAGCCCTGGAAATGGCATTGGAACAGAAGGAACTAGACCAGGAACCTGGGGCAG GACTTGACAGTAGTCTAATCCGGACTGGTTCCAGCTGCCAGAATCCAGGATGTGATGCT ATTTACCAAGGCCCTGAGAGTGATGCTACTCCATGTACCTACCACCCAGGAGCACCTCGATTCCAtgaggg GATGAAATCTTGGAGCTGTTGTGGGATCCAGACCCTGGATTTTGGTGCATTCCTAGCACAACCAGGATGCAGAGTTGGTAGACATGATTGGGGGAAGCAG TTGCCAGCATCTTGCCGCCATGATTGGCATCAGACAGATTCATTAGTAGTGGTGACTGTATACGGCCAGGTTCCACTTCCTGCATTTAACTGGGTGAAGGCCAGTCAAACTGAG CTTCATATCCACATTGTCTTTGATGGTAACCGTGTGTTCCAAGCACAGATGAAGCTCTGGGGG gTCATAGACGTGGAACAGAGCTCTGTCTCCTTGATGCCATCTCGGGTTGAAATCTCCCTGGTCAAGGCTGACCCAGGATCCTGGGCCCAGCTGGAACACCCTGATGCACTAGCTGAGAAAGCTAGGGCAGGGGTTGTGTTAGAGATGGATGAGGAAGAATCTGAGGATTCAGATGATCTGAACtggacagaggaggaggaagaggaggaagcaatGGGGGAATAG
- the ITGB1BP2 gene encoding integrin beta-1-binding protein 2 isoform X2 — MVNGSGLNQPPITPRSELPLKLLPLNISQALEMALEQKELDQEPGAGLDSSLIRTGSSCQNPGCDAIYQGPESDATPCTYHPGAPRFHEGMKSWSCCGIQTLDFGAFLAQPGCRVGRHDWGKQLPASCRHDWHQTDSLVVVTVYGQVPLPAFNWVKASQTELHIHIVFDGNRVFQAQMKLWGVIDVEQSSVSLMPSRVEISLVKADPGSWAQLEHPDALAEKARAGVVLEMDEEESEDSDDLNWTEEEEEEEAMGE; from the exons ATGGTGAATGGGTCAGGACTAAATCAACCACCTATAACCCCTAGGTCAGAGTTGCCTCTAAAGCTGCTGCCACTAAATATATCACAAGCCCTGGAAATGGCATTGGAACAGAAGGAACTAGACCAGGAACCTGGGGCAG GACTTGACAGTAGTCTAATCCGGACTGGTTCCAGCTGCCAGAATCCAGGATGTGATGCT ATTTACCAAGGCCCTGAGAGTGATGCTACTCCATGTACCTACCACCCAGGAGCACCTCGATTCCAtgaggg GATGAAATCTTGGAGCTGTTGTGGGATCCAGACCCTGGATTTTGGTGCATTCCTAGCACAACCAGGATGCAGAGTTGGTAGACATGATTGGGGGAAGCAG TTGCCAGCATCTTGCCGCCATGATTGGCATCAGACAGATTCATTAGTAGTGGTGACTGTATACGGCCAGGTTCCACTTCCTGCATTTAACTGGGTGAAGGCCAGTCAAACTGAG CTTCATATCCACATTGTCTTTGATGGTAACCGTGTGTTCCAAGCACAGATGAAGCTCTGGGGG gTCATAGACGTGGAACAGAGCTCTGTCTCCTTGATGCCATCTCGGGTTGAAATCTCCCTGGTCAAGGCTGACCCAGGATCCTGGGCCCAGCTGGAACACCCTGATGCACTAGCTGAGAAAGCTAGGGCAGGGGTTGTGTTAGAGATGGATGAGGAAGAATCTGAGGATTCAGATGATCTGAACtggacagaggaggaggaagaggaggaagcaatGGGGGAATAG
- the ITGB1BP2 gene encoding integrin beta-1-binding protein 2 isoform X3, translating to MALEQKELDQEPGAGLDSSLIRTGSSCQNPGCDAIYQGPESDATPCTYHPGAPRFHEGMKSWSCCGIQTLDFGAFLAQPGCRVGRHDWGKQLPASCRHDWHQTDSLVVVTVYGQVPLPAFNWVKASQTELHIHIVFDGNRVFQAQMKLWGVIDVEQSSVSLMPSRVEISLVKADPGSWAQLEHPDALAEKARAGVVLEMDEEESEDSDDLNWTEEEEEEEAMGE from the exons ATGGCATTGGAACAGAAGGAACTAGACCAGGAACCTGGGGCAG GACTTGACAGTAGTCTAATCCGGACTGGTTCCAGCTGCCAGAATCCAGGATGTGATGCT ATTTACCAAGGCCCTGAGAGTGATGCTACTCCATGTACCTACCACCCAGGAGCACCTCGATTCCAtgaggg GATGAAATCTTGGAGCTGTTGTGGGATCCAGACCCTGGATTTTGGTGCATTCCTAGCACAACCAGGATGCAGAGTTGGTAGACATGATTGGGGGAAGCAG TTGCCAGCATCTTGCCGCCATGATTGGCATCAGACAGATTCATTAGTAGTGGTGACTGTATACGGCCAGGTTCCACTTCCTGCATTTAACTGGGTGAAGGCCAGTCAAACTGAG CTTCATATCCACATTGTCTTTGATGGTAACCGTGTGTTCCAAGCACAGATGAAGCTCTGGGGG gTCATAGACGTGGAACAGAGCTCTGTCTCCTTGATGCCATCTCGGGTTGAAATCTCCCTGGTCAAGGCTGACCCAGGATCCTGGGCCCAGCTGGAACACCCTGATGCACTAGCTGAGAAAGCTAGGGCAGGGGTTGTGTTAGAGATGGATGAGGAAGAATCTGAGGATTCAGATGATCTGAACtggacagaggaggaggaagaggaggaagcaatGGGGGAATAG